In Bicyclus anynana chromosome 22, ilBicAnyn1.1, whole genome shotgun sequence, the following proteins share a genomic window:
- the LOC112057710 gene encoding protein masquerade translates to MTVAAILLLLALGARAQDESFASSFLSGLLDTLDTQVDAKNCPGVCMHALASLICSNVLDEVECPNPSMKCCVDEPLGNDTVTTRKPFTTRYTTTEAYDEESTTRADKYKDSGNIACPGVCVESRLTQYCEAYLTSGELCVSGRLCCVSKDGYGDRRPPDLVVPNEKKHVTRRPPSTALTTTPAPKQKPGHKCRGDCISGLFALLCDHVDEDASCPADGTCCLTEQSTEPATRRPTTTPRPTTPPPLPRCPGYCLLNIMAAFCERPAVLLSHTTCKHSGSICCDNTRVPPRTTPRPTTTTTTTTTTPAPVDPRPDCPGSCIVSLLSFTCFRNAEMTDVFKCKKAGTACCAPKAKVLEAMGVSRNDSYPLATTHTHAMVLHTPAPITTPMPQYEPNYVTTLRTPEKYNKYVCGVKGTSSRAGRVMGGEDGERGEWCWQVALINSLNQYLCGAALVGTQWVLTAAHCVTNIVRSGDAIYVRVGDHDLTRKYGSPGAQTLRVATTYIHHNHNSQTLDNDIALLKLHGKAELKEGVCLVCLPARGVSHAAGKRCTVTGYGYMGETGPIPLRVREAELPIVSDAECIRKVNAVTEKIFILPASSFCAGGEEGNDACQGDGGGPLVCQDDGFYELVGLVSWGFGCGRRDVPGVYVKVSSFIGWINQIISVNNL, encoded by the exons GTCTGTTAGACACGCTGGACACGCAAGTGGACGCCAAGAACTGTCCGGGCGTGTGCATGCACGCGTTGGCCTCGCTCATCTGCTCCAACGTGCTGGACGAGGTGGAGTGCCCCAACCCGTCCATGAAGTGCTGCGTCGACGAACCGTTGg GCAACGATACGGTAACGACCCGCAAGCCGTTCACGACGCGCTACACCACCACGGAGGCGTACGACGAGGAGAGCACGACGCGCGCCGACAAATACAAAGACAGTG GTAACATAGCCTGTCCGGGTGTATGTGTTGAATCTCGCCTGACGCAGTACTGCGAGGCGTACCTGACGTCCGGCGAGCTGTGTGTGTCCGGGCGCCTGTGCTGCGTGTCCAAGGACGGCTATGGCGACCGGCGGCCGCCGGACCTGGTCGTTCCTAATGAGAAGAAACACGTCACTAGGCGTCCGCCGTCCACTGCG CTAACAACAACCCCAGCGCCCAAGCAGAAGCCAGGTCACAAGTGTCGCGGCGACTGCATCAGCGGGCTGTTCGCGCTGCTGTGCGACCACGTGGACGAGGACGCTAGCTGCCCCGCCGACGGCACCTGCTGCCTCACCGAGCAGAGCACCGAGCCCGCCACGCGCCGCCCGACCACCACGCCGAGACCCACCACGCCG CCTCCACTGCCACGGTGTCCGGGCTACTGTCTCCTCAACATAATGGCAGCTTTCTGCGAGCGGCCCGCCGTGCTCCTCTCACACACCACCTGCAAGCACAGTGGCTCCATCTGCTGTGATAATACAAG AGTTCCTCCGCGCACGACCCCGCGGCCCACCACGACAACAACGACGACGACCACGACACCAGCGCCCGTCGATCCACGGCCCGACTGCCCTGGTTCCTGCATAGTGTCGCTTCTCTCCTTCACGTGTTTCC GCAACGCGGAGATGACGGATGTGTTTAAGTGCAAGAAGGCAGGCACCGCGTGCTGCGCGCCCAAGGCCAAGGTGCTGGAAGCGATGGGCGTGAGCCGCAACGACTCGTACCCGCTGGCCACCACGCACACGCACGCAATGGTGCTGCACACGCCCGCGCCCATCACCACGCCCATGC CACAATACGAACCGAACTACGTGACGACGTTGAGGACACCTGAAAAGTACAACAAATACGTCTGCGGAGTGAAAG GCACATCATCGCGCGCTGGCCGCGTGATGGGCGGCGAGGACGGCGAGCGCGGCGAATGGTGCTGGCAGGTGGCGCTCATCAACTCGCTCAACCAATACCTATGCGGCGCTGCTCTCGTCGGCACGCAGTGGGTACTCACCGCCGCGCATTGCGTTACCAA TATCGTGCGCTCAGGTGACGCGATCTACGTGCGCGTGGGCGACCACGACCTGACGCGCAAGTACGGGTCACCAGGCGCGCAGACGCTGCGCGTGGCGACCACGTACATACACCACAACCACAACAGCCAGACCCTGGACAATGATATAGCACTGCTAAAGCTGCACGGCAAAGCTGAGCTGAAAGAAG GTGTGTGCTTGGTGTGCCTGCCGGCGCGAGGAGTGAGCCACGCGGCGGGCAAGCGCTGCACTGTCACCGGGTACGGATACATGGGCGAGA CGGGACCAATCCCACTGCGCGTGCGCGAGGCTGAGCTGCCAATAGTGAGCGACGCGGAATGCATCCGAAAAGTGAACGCTGTCACAGAGAAGATCTTCATCCTGCCTGCCAGCTCCTTCTGTGCAGGCGGGGAAGAAGGCAACGACGCGTGTCAG GGTGACGGTGGAGGTCCTCTGGTGTGTCAAGACGATGGTTTCTACGAGCTGGTGGGGCTGGTTTCGTGGGGCTTCGGCTGCGGGCGGCGCGACGTGCCCGGCGTCTACGTCAAAGTGTCCTCCTTCATAGGGTGGATCAACCAGATCATATCCGTGAACAATCTATAA